ctccatGGTCCCCGTTTATGTCCTCTCAACTTACCGCTACCACGAGCCCAATAATTTATAAACAAAGCTCGTGgcatatgtgtatgtatgtgtatgtgtatatgtgcgtatgtatgtatgcatgCATAATTATTTTTGCATTCATATGGACGCATATAAACGCATATacacatgtttctttttttttttgtttcgcctTCTAAATCCCCTCCCCactttgggggggggggagagtagtggttttatttcgtttcgttttagttttttatcattttttttaaatataataatttcatatttatctcgtaattattttatttttcgtagttgttgtgtttgtttcctcatttATTCACAACCAATCACTCTCTTCGTTATATTTTTGGTTGCTTTTGACGACTACTTTACTAcaatcattattattattatcattattgttccttctttttcttttttgtgttattatttcaaaaaaattgtaataaaataaacattCACGCTACTTCGTGGTTGTTCACTCATGAGAATGTTCTCATGAATATCGCAGCGGATTTGTTTGtctattaatttttttttcacctttttaaTTTCTCTCCTCATTTCTCTCTACACTCAATCACCTTATATTCCACTACTTTAGCCGTTTAGTGAAATCATATGACTAAATAAGCGCATTGACGTGAGCGTGAGCTGAAAGTGCTTTGtatataataaaaaaaaaagaaaaaaggcgcggtttttaaaaaaaaaaatagataaataaaataattcaTCTGTCGATGAGAAATGGGAAATGTTTTCTGCCGTGGGGAGCTGATGCCGACGCCAATGGAAAACAGCCGGTTGACTCCGTCTAAAAACTTAATCGTggctattttatttttttgtaactTTAATTGCAACTTGAGGCTGTTGGAGTTACTGGTGCATAATGAAGTGATACACGAAGGAGAGACGGATTATATTCTTCTTATCTGTAATGTCTTATgggtggttttttttttgggggggatAATACTGTAAAAGGAAAGCATAGGTGACGCACATTTTTGCgccgttggtgttgttgttcttgttgagTGTAAATGTAAAATTATTTTCCAGAAATGGGGTGCTGCTGTGGGTTGTCGTGACAAACACTTCCTAACTTAATTATGATAATGCCAAACACTAGCAGGGATTGTGGAAGTTACAATCGGAAGGCCGATTCGTGTTTAACTCGATGAATATTATGTAAATGTGATGTTCGCCGTGTTTAAACTTCTTCGTTTCTCCCTTCAGTACgctcatttgttgttttctgtgtccggttttttttcctgttttgtttgcctCCTTCAACCTGGACGTTTGCGCGCCCACTCACATACACGAtagtgaagaaaaggcatacaaaaagagtaaaaaaaataaataaaagaagtaagggaaagtaaaggaaaaaaaaagaggtagcGTGTGCATCGAGTTCGACTGCGTCAAGAAAACCGGAATATAATACATCCTTAAGCACGACAAATGTTTTTTACTCCTCCACAACTTCAGAAGCTTGAGCAGGACTGGAATGGGCTCGCAGTGCGTGATTGGATGATTGCCAATGTGGATGTTGTGTTGTACATCTCTTTCCTCTACCTTGGATTCGTATTTATTGGCCCAAAATTGTTCGCTAAGCTTGTTGGCACAAACccggccgctgctgctgctggagcCCGAAGCGCTGACGGCACCGGCTCTCCAATCGTTCGCCGGTCGATGGTTGTGTGGAATTTGGCGCTTTCAATTTTCTCCATCTTCGGCACAAGCACTGTGACGCCTGTACTTCTGCGTAACCTTGCCAATAAGGGGTTCTACGGTGCCACCTGTGACTTCAAGGAAACGGAATTTTACACAACAAATGTTGGATTCTGGATGGGTATTTTCGCTCTTTCAAAGATACCGGAGCTTGTTGACACGATATTCCTCGTGTTGCAGGGCAAACAGGAGTTGCCTTTCCTTCATTGGTATCACCATGTGACAGTTCTGTTGTTCTCATGGCACACGTACTGTGTAGGGAGTAGCGCATACATTTGGGTGGCCGCTATGAATTACTCCGTACATTCCGTCATGTACCTTTACTTCGCCCTTGCAGCATTAGGATACAAACGCGTAGTTCGCCCACTTGCGCCGTACATCACAATTATACAGATACTACAAATGGTTGTGGGTTGTTATGTGACTATTTTTGCACTTCAGGAGTTGCATGGGGAGGGGGGTCGCGGATGTGGTGTGTCGCCAGCGAACATGCGCATTCAATTGGTGATGTACGCCAGTTATTTGTACCTCTTCTCGAAGATGTTTGTGGCGTCGTACATTCGACCCCCCAAGCGCCCGACTGTTGGCGGTCCCTCCTCAACAGCCGGCGTCAGCAACGGTTCTGTCGAGAAGAAAGTTAAATAATGACCTGTTGACTGAGCGGCAGATACATACAACACTCTCATGTACACGCGCCATGAGAAACTTTCATTTAGTGAAGTTGTTTTGCATGTTCGTATCAAACTGTcgcccccccttttttttacttctcttttcttctttttgtttttcttttttttttcttgttgttttatgtttaAATACTTTTATGGTTTGAGGGTAATaacaaaacggaaaagaaaaaacagagtgGATTGCTGTGGTATCGTTGCACACAtccttttcttattattgtcTCACTTTTCTcatctc
This portion of the Trypanosoma brucei brucei TREU927 chromosome 7, complete sequence genome encodes:
- a CDS encoding fatty acid elongase, putative, with product MFFTPPQLQKLEQDWNGLAVRDWMIANVDVVLYISFLYLGFVFIGPKLFAKLVGTNPAAAAAGARSADGTGSPIVRRSMVVWNLALSIFSIFGTSTVTPVLLRNLANKGFYGATCDFKETEFYTTNVGFWMGIFALSKIPELVDTIFLVLQGKQELPFLHWYHHVTVLLFSWHTYCVGSSAYIWVAAMNYSVHSVMYLYFALAALGYKRVVRPLAPYITIIQILQMVVGCYVTIFALQELHGEGGRGCGVSPANMRIQLVMYASYLYLFSKMFVASYIRPPKRPTVGGPSSTAGVSNGSVEKKVK